In the bacterium genome, TGCAGCTCCGGCCAGCGCACGAGCGTGGCGCCGATCTCGTCGATCTCGCGGGTGTCGGCCTGGTCGAGCTCGGCCGAGCTGGTCTTGAAGGTGACCGCGGTCGTGCGGATCATGCCCGTGTCGAGCAGCTGGGTCTCGGTCGCGGTGATCGCGATCGGGCAGCCCTGCTCGTCGACCTTCAGGTGCTGCGGGGTCTCGGGGCACTGGTCGAGGCCGTCGAAGACGCCGTCGCGGTCGCTGTCGAGCGGGCAGCCGGTGGCGTCGACCTTGGCGCCGGCGGGGGTGCCGGGGCACTTGTCGGTCCGGTCGAAGACGCCGTCCAGGTCGCTGTCCACGTCGCTGACGCAGCCGCGGGCGTCCACGACGGAGCCGGGCGCCGAGTCCGGGCACTTGTCGAGGCCGTCCAGGACGCCGTCGCCGTCGCCGTCGGTCGGGCAGCCGTAGGTGTCGACGCTCGCGCCCCGCGGGGTCTCGGCGCACTGGTCGAGGCCGTCGAAGACGCCGTCGCCGTCGCTGTCGAAGGGGCAGCCCTGCGCGTCGACCGTGGCGCCGGTCGGAGTCTCCGGACATTCATCGTCGCTGTCGCGGACGCCGTCGCGGTCGGCGTCGCGGCCGCAGCGGCCGAACGCGAAGTTGAAGCCGGCGGTGGCGATCAGGTTGTGGGTCAGGTCGCCGTTGTTGGGCAGGCCGCTGACGAGCCCGCTCATGACGTCGCGCACCTCGAGGCGCAAGTCGCGGCGGTTGATGTTGTCGCCGCCCAGCTTGACCTTCAGGCCGGCGCCGGCCTCCCACCCGTTCATCTCGGTCTTGCCCGTGGGCACCCAGTCGCCCTTGGCCTCGATCTGGGCCCAGCCGGCGGTCAGGTACGGGTTGACCTTCTGGAAGGGCCGCAGGTTCAGCACCACGTCGGCGCCGAGGTGGTGCAGCTTGGTCGATTCGCCGGTGCCGGTCTGCTCGGTGTCGCTGAAGCCGTACGTGCCCTCCACGCCCAGCCAGGACATGAACTGGACGGCGGCGCGGCCGCCGAAGATGAGGTCGTCCTCGATGCCCATCTCGTCCGTCAGGAAGGTCGCGCCGGCGTAGGGCGAGAGGCTGAAGACCGAGTACTCGTCGGAGATGTCGGCGGCCGCGGCTGCCGAGGCGGTCGCGATCAGGAGCAGCAGCAGCAGCGGTTTCACGAGCCTGGTATTCATGGGTTCATCTCCCTGTTCGGG is a window encoding:
- a CDS encoding OmpA family protein, encoding MNTRLVKPLLLLLLIATASAAAAADISDEYSVFSLSPYAGATFLTDEMGIEDDLIFGGRAAVQFMSWLGVEGTYGFSDTEQTGTGESTKLHHLGADVVLNLRPFQKVNPYLTAGWAQIEAKGDWVPTGKTEMNGWEAGAGLKVKLGGDNINRRDLRLEVRDVMSGLVSGLPNNGDLTHNLIATAGFNFAFGRCGRDADRDGVRDSDDECPETPTGATVDAQGCPFDSDGDGVFDGLDQCAETPRGASVDTYGCPTDGDGDGVLDGLDKCPDSAPGSVVDARGCVSDVDSDLDGVFDRTDKCPGTPAGAKVDATGCPLDSDRDGVFDGLDQCPETPQHLKVDEQGCPIAITATETQLLDTGMIRTTAVTFKTSSAELDQADTREIDEIGATLVRWPELQIEIGGHTDSQGAEAANQKLSELRAQAVLDYLVAKFPEIRGGQYSVKGYGESLPLADNATAEGRAQNRRVEFKVLNAETIKRVIESQKLLER